From the genome of Manduca sexta isolate Smith_Timp_Sample1 chromosome 14, JHU_Msex_v1.0, whole genome shotgun sequence, one region includes:
- the LOC115456119 gene encoding replication protein A 32 kDa subunit, with product MFNPDSSIADFGNTGTPGQVQKTGRRASRTAPIVIKQALHFTDDDLKIFSTEVQIVSIVARVRNIVMQSTKITYTIQDITGRMRAVLWLDQDAMEQDEDSTPKVQVNDYVEIYGKVKTNKGKKVLMAFKITPITDVNAITFHYLQCIHNKYKMQALENAKGPSDKGGVGDLNHMSHAGLPANSMVGMSDTASVYGLKPRQMLVFKLIQASTLEQGISKQDLYAALQDRMSQPELTSILDDLSGEGHIYSTVDEDHFRATDA from the exons ATGTTTAACCCTG ATTCATCTATTGCTGATTTTGGGAATACTGGGACACCAGGGCAAGTTCAAAAAACT GGTCGCAGAGCGTCGCGTACTGCACCCATAGTCATCAAACAGGCTTTACACTTCACTGATgatgacttaaaaatattttcaactgaGGTGCAGATAGTATCCATTGTCGCTAGAGTCAGAAACATTGTAATGCAAAGCACAAAAATTACATACACAATACAAGACATTACTGGCAGAATGAGGGCAGTACTGTGGTTAGATCAAGATGCAATGGAGCAAGAT GAGGATTCAACACCCAAAGTTCAAGTGAATGATTATGTAGAAATTTATGGAAAAGTTAAAACTAACAAGGGGAAAAAAGTTCTTATGGcatttaaaataacacccaTAACTGATGTTAATGCTATTACATTCCACTACCTGCAATGTATTCACAACAAATACAAGATGCAAGCACTTGAAAATGCTAAGGGCCCATCAGATAAG ggaGGAGTGGGAGACCTCAATCACATGTCACATGCAGGTTTACCAGCAAATTCTATGGTAGGCATGAGTGACACAGCATCAGTGTACGGACTAAAGCCTCGTCAAATGTTGGTGTTCAAGTTGATACAGGCATCAACATTGGAGCAAGGCATTAGTAAACAAGACTTGTATGCTGCATTACAGGATCGCATGTCACAGCCAGAACTCAC GAGTATATTGGATGATTTGTCTGGTGAAGGCCATATCTATTCAACTGTTGATGAAGACCATTTCAGAGCTACAGATGCATAA